A segment of the Phycisphaerae bacterium RAS1 genome:
TCCTCGGTTCAGGCAGCGCCTACGTTTACATCGGAAGCAGCCTCAGCGTCGTCGGCTCGCTCAACTTTTATTGCTGGGTGACCAACGACGGAACCATCGAGACGGATGGCAGCGACGTGATGAACATCGGCCCGACCTCCGGATCCACGATCGCCGTGGACGGCGCTACGGGCGTGTTCGCCGCAAGCGGCGAACGCGAGATCACTTTCAATCGCGCCAGCCTGTCCTACGGCGGGCTGGACTGGCCGCGGAAGCTCTGGGTCAAGGAAGGCACCATCCGGCTGACGTCGAACTGCGTGTGCACCAACGGCAAGTGGTCGGTTCTCATCGACGGCGGCGGAAAATTCATCGTCGAGACGAACGCCGCGTTTGCCAAGCCCCTGACTTTCTCGTGCGGCACGATCCGGCTCGCGCCAGAAGTGACGCTGGTGTTCACGCCGTGAGAATTGAGCTGACGCTCGCGCGTAGCGGTCAATCGCATTTGCTGCCGCCGGCCGACTCGCCGTCTCCGGTTCCCATCTCGCCGGCCTCTTCCGGCGTCAGCTCGCGGTTGATCGTGTACGCCTCGCGAAACCACAGCCCCAGATCGACCATCCGGCAGCGCTCGCTGCAAAACGGGTAAACGTCCGGCAGGTTGGCGGGGTAGTCCCGTCGGCGCCGGCAAATGGCGCACTCGTACGCAGGCATGAGCGCAGTATATGCCGGCTTGACGCAAGGGAGTCCGACCCGCGAGCCGGTTCCGATGAAACCGCTTACAACGTGGCCGCGCAGGGTCAAGCTCCGTTTCGGCGTGGTTTCGGGGGGTTCCGAGTCCTTCAGAAATAATCTGCTCCGGCCCCTATCTTTCGTCCGCCGATCGGCTACACTCCTGGCGGTTGGTTTGCTGAAACAGGTCGTACGCACTGCTTGCCAGTCCCGCACCTCCTCGATCACCCGCCACCTTCCCGGTCGGAACTGTCGACCGCTTTCACGCGCCCCTGAAAGAGAAACTCCGGAGCGCAACCAGTGTTTTGCGAAAGGCAAAGCGTATGAGTACGAAACTGTATGTCGGGAATCTGAGCTACAACGTCACCAGTGCTGACCTCGAGCAGCTCTTCCAGCCGCATGGAACGGTCAAGAGCGCCCAGGTCATCGAAGACCGCGACGCCGGCCGGAGCAAGGGCTTCGGGTTCGTCGAGATGAGCTCGGCGGAAGAGGCCAGCAAGGCCATCCAGGCGCTGAACGGCCAGATGCACGGCGAACGCGCTCTGACCGTCAACGAGGCCAAGCCGCGCGCCCCGCGCACCGGCGGCAGCGGCGGCGGCGGCGGCTACGGTCGCCGCTACTAGTCGCGCGTCGAACGACGCGAGATTCGTCCAAGCAGGGCAGGGCGCGACTCCGATCGCGCCTTGCCTTTTTTAGTTTGGTGCTCACCCGCGCTGCCGCGGCGGGCACGGCCCACCCTACAATGTCCGGCGAGGGACGAGGCTGTGGCAAATGAGAAGGCGCCGATCATCCGCCGCCGCGTGACGTTTTCAGGGCGCGTGCAGGGCGTCTTCTTCCGCGCCACCTCGGCTGAGATGGCCCGCGAGATGAAGCTCGCCGGATACGTGCGAAACCTCTCCAACGGCGACGTGGAGCTGGAAGCGCAAGGCACGCCGGAGCAGATCGAGACACTGCTCCGTGCGGTCAGCGAGCACTACGGCAGGAACATCACCGGCCGGCAGGCGGCGGACGTCGCGGTGGTGGCAAACGAGCGCTCATTCGACATCCGGTATTGACCCGCCCCCGCGCGGTATGAAACGAAAGCGAGCGCCCGGTGCGGGAACCGTCCCGCTCCGGGCGCTCGCTTGCGCTTCGCGTTCTGACCTGATGAGCGCACCGGCGGGACGCCGATGCTCCCCCGGCGCGGAATTGCTACTCCCAACTCGCTATCTGAACTCGCTACTCTGAACTCGCTACTCTGAACTTCTACCGCACCGGCGCCCGGCTGTCGAAGTCGTGCACCACCTGCCCGCCCGAATCCGTCACGCGCCAGACAAGTTGCGGGAAGGGCGGCGTGCGGTCCTCGCGGAAGAACACGTACTCAATCCGCGCGCCGCGGACGAACTCGTCGCAGAGCGTCGCGGTCGCGGCGGTGTTGGACGGGGCCACGACCTGGAACGGGATGCCCGCGCCCAGGCACTGGCAAGCCGTGCCCTGGATCTCGGCCGGAATGCGGCGACCCGAGTTCTGTCCGAGACCGCGCGACCCGGCCAGCAGGTCGCCCTCGTCCACGTAGTAGAACGCGTCCTGCTGGCACGCCGGATCAAGAAGCCCGATGACGTTGGCACAGGGGTCGGGCGAGCCACGGCTGACTTTCAGCCCAGCCCCCTCGCCGGTGCCGGGGTTGTGGAACAGAATCTGGTTGGGAACGGGGACCTGCGCCCCGGCGCTGGTGAAAAAGGTGTCGAAAGTCGGCGTGCTGCCCTGGGCCGGTCCGATGCCGGAGGCCAGGTTGATGGTGGCGCCGGCGGAGCGGAATTGACCGCTGCGATGGAAGTAGATCAGCGCCGGCCCGACGATGCACTCGTTTCCGAACGCCTGCGACTGCCCATCGACAACCTGCTGATAGCCGAACGCGGTATAGAGCCCGATATCATCCTCGCACACGACGCCGTCCGGGTGCGTATCGCTGCGCACGAACGCGATCAGCGCCAGGAAATAGTGGATGAAATCCGGCGCCTGGTTGCGCATCGAGATTCTGATGAACTTCTGCGGCTGAGGCAGCGAGCAGGGGTCCGCATCGCTGCGGTTGCCGCTGCCCGTGTCGGTGTCCGTGTTGTCGTTCGCATTGTCAGCGCCGCCGCCTCCCCCACCGCCGTTCGTGCCGCCGGACCCGACGAACTGCCCAAGAAACCCCCCGCCCAGGAAGTCATTCAGGTTGCCCCCGCCCCGGCAGGCGGCCAGTCCGGCCAGCATCCCGAACGCCATGCCGACGGAGCCGATGATCGCGATTTTTGGTGCGAGGCGGCGAAATACCATGAGGCGAACTCCACTACGTTGGCGGGCCGATGGCGTGATTTCACCACGGCCGCTTGCGATCCGGCCCTTGACGGCGTAAACCTCGCCTGTCGAAATATATCCAGCCCCAAAACTTCCGACAAGGTGGATACATGGCGGCGTCCGAATCCAATCCCGCCCCCGGCGGCCCCGGCGGGCCTTCGCCACGCGGCGCCACGGTGCTTATTGCCGACGACAACCCGCAGATTCTGGAACTGCTGGAGGCCTACCTCGAGCCGCTGGAGCTCCGCATCGTCACGGCCACGGACGGCGAGGCGGCCCTGGCGGCGGTACGGGCGTCGCCCCCGGACCTGCTGCTTCTGGACGTGATGATGCCAAAACGAAGCGGGTTCGAGGTGAGCCGGATGCTGAAAGACGACCCGCAGTTTCAGCACATCCCGATCATCGTCGTGACCGCACTGAATGAGCTGGGAGACGAGGAGCGGGCCCGCGAGTGCGGGGCGGACGATTTCATCAGCAAGCCGGTCAACAAGCTCGTTCTGCTGGATCGCGTGCAGCGCGCCCTGGCCCGCCGAGCGACGTAGAAGCGTGCGCCGCCACGCCGCAGCAATTGCGGTGAGACTGGCCGCCGCTGCCGGTCTTTCCGAGCCGCGACCGTGAGAGACTGAGAACTTTTCCTTTGGCCGGCGTCGGTTTCCTTGTCGCATGGTCTGCGGCTCGTGATTCGCTTGTTTACTTCGGCTGCACCGGCGGGTTCATTCGCTCACCGTTGGTCAGGTGACGAGCTGCGCGGCGAAGTGCATCACGTTGTAGGCGAGGGCGGCCCAAAGGGCCTGGCAGCGTACTTTGGCCAGCCCGCGCACGACGCATTGCGCCAGTCCGCGATACCGTTTCAAGTCGGCGTTGACCGGCTCGGCGGTCGAGGCTCGCTGCTTATAGATCGTCTGGCCCGCCGGCGTTCCCATGCGCACGCGCCAGGCCGCCACGCCCGGACCGTCAGAGCGTTTGGGCGCAAAGCCCGCGGTGTCGTTCCCGGTCTTCTGCGGCGGCGCATAGATGCGC
Coding sequences within it:
- a CDS encoding RNA recognition motif (RRM, RBD, or RNP domain); amino-acid sequence: MSTKLYVGNLSYNVTSADLEQLFQPHGTVKSAQVIEDRDAGRSKGFGFVEMSSAEEASKAIQALNGQMHGERALTVNEAKPRAPRTGGSGGGGGYGRRY
- the pleD_3 gene encoding Response regulator PleD; the protein is MAASESNPAPGGPGGPSPRGATVLIADDNPQILELLEAYLEPLELRIVTATDGEAALAAVRASPPDLLLLDVMMPKRSGFEVSRMLKDDPQFQHIPIIVVTALNELGDEERARECGADDFISKPVNKLVLLDRVQRALARRAT
- a CDS encoding zinc-binding protein; protein product: MPAYECAICRRRRDYPANLPDVYPFCSERCRMVDLGLWFREAYTINRELTPEEAGEMGTGDGESAGGSKCD
- the acyP gene encoding Acylphosphatase is translated as MANEKAPIIRRRVTFSGRVQGVFFRATSAEMAREMKLAGYVRNLSNGDVELEAQGTPEQIETLLRAVSEHYGRNITGRQAADVAVVANERSFDIRY